A single region of the Salvia miltiorrhiza cultivar Shanhuang (shh) chromosome 8, IMPLAD_Smil_shh, whole genome shotgun sequence genome encodes:
- the LOC130999571 gene encoding vesicle transport protein GOT1-like, whose amino-acid sequence MMSFEMNDRKKIGLGLTGFGVFFSFLGIIFFFDKGLLAMGNILFFSGVTLTIGLKSSAQFFMKRSNFKGTVSFGVGFFLVIIGWPILGMIVEAYGFVVLFSGFWPTLAVFLQKMPIIGWLFQQPFVRSFFDRYRGKRVPV is encoded by the exons ATGATGTCCTTCGAGATGAACGATCGTAAAA AAATTGGACTCGGTTTGACGGGGTTTGGAGTATTCTTTTCATTTCTTGGGATCATTTTCTTCTTTGATAAGGGACTGCTTGCAATGGGAAAT ATCCTTTTCTTCTCAGGCGTGACATTAACCATTGGCCTCAAGTCTTCCGCCCAGTTCTTTATGAAGCGTTCTAATTTCAAG GGAACTGTTTCCTTTGGTGTTGGCTTCTTCCTGGTTATCATTGGATGGCCTATCTTAGGCATGATAGTTGAGGCTTATGGATTTGTTGTGCTCTTCAG TGGCTTCTGGCCGACACTGGCTGTATTTCTGCAGAAGATGCCTATTATTGGATGGTTATTCCAACAACCTTTTGTGAGATCG